The DNA window TCCGGAAGCTGGAATGAGATCAGTTTTGAGGAAGCACTGGATAAAGCTATAGAAAGTTCGTTTTTCGTACACCCGGAATTGAACGTTAAAGATTTCGAGTTAAGCGGTGACGGTCACTTTTACAGATTCAAGATTAAAGGAGTTCTCAGAGAAGATTACGTTGAGGAGGAAGGGTTCTTTAAGGTTAGAGTTAAAAGGGAAGGCTGCCAGAAGTGCAGCAGAGAGGCTGGAGGTTATTACGAAGCCATAATTCAGCTCAGAGCGAAAAACAGAAAGATTCTCGACGAGGAAGTCGACAGGGTTGTGAAGATCGTTGAAGAGGAAATAAATGCATCGGGCAGCGAGAAAAGCTTTCTGACGAAGATAGTGGAGAGGAGGGAAGGAGTGGACTTCTACATAGGAGATTCGAAACTCGCCAAAAAGATTGCGAAAAGGGTCGTCAGAGAGTTCGGAGCCGAGTTTAAGGAGAGCGCTAAAATCGCTGGAAGAAAAGACGGCGTCGACTTTTACAGAATGACCTACCTCGTGAGACTGCCCGAACACTTCCCGGGAGACGTCGTCATTGCTAAGGGAAGAATAGCAGTCGCTAAGATTAACAAAGCCTACGATCTGATGACAGGCAACACCGTTCCCCTCGAAGGTGCTAAAGTCGTTGTTAGAAAGGAAGATCTGAAAAGTGGCTACGTTATCAACAAGGACGATTCCGCTTTGGAGATATTCTCTGAGGACAGAGTTTACGTTGCCGAGAAGCCGGAATACGAAGTGAATGTCGGTGAAGAAGTTTTTCTTGCCGTAATCGATGAAAAAGCATACGCTATCCCGAAGTGGATGGTAGAATGAAGGTGGTAAAGGTTCCGAAGGTTAAAGCCGAAGAGGTTAGAAAGTTCGCCGAAAAAATAGGTGCGAAGGATAAGCGAAGGCTCATAACCTTCGACGGCAGCTTCGTTTACATACCCATTTACGACGGTTTCGAAGAACATTTTTCCGGGTTTGAAGTAATCGAAGACGAAAATCCGGTTTTCGCCAAGAAATACGACGTAAAGAAGTTAGCCAGAGAAAAA is part of the Ferroglobus placidus DSM 10642 genome and encodes:
- a CDS encoding 60S ribosomal export protein NMD3, coding for MKCAVCGRDSKYSICGRCLARREKIISYPEVVEIILCPRCGRYKFSGSWNEISFEEALDKAIESSFFVHPELNVKDFELSGDGHFYRFKIKGVLREDYVEEEGFFKVRVKREGCQKCSREAGGYYEAIIQLRAKNRKILDEEVDRVVKIVEEEINASGSEKSFLTKIVERREGVDFYIGDSKLAKKIAKRVVREFGAEFKESAKIAGRKDGVDFYRMTYLVRLPEHFPGDVVIAKGRIAVAKINKAYDLMTGNTVPLEGAKVVVRKEDLKSGYVINKDDSALEIFSEDRVYVAEKPEYEVNVGEEVFLAVIDEKAYAIPKWMVE